Proteins encoded in a region of the Methanobrevibacter boviskoreani JH1 genome:
- the cfbA gene encoding sirohydrochlorin nickelochelatase has product MSDESNVAVLLISHGSSLPYGEEVFNEICEKFKSLSKLDAEVGYMKVSHPTLKEAVSNLKERNPGLKRIIAIPVFLANGIHTNIDIPTILGLNPKEVDPRQPDGNYPKGHYLYGLEDIDFDGDLELLDAIGPNPKLLKIINNRISSGLKESKLDDDSKTGVLLVSHGSRLNYNYEFISNLFNQFKEQTEYPCDFGFMELVEPNIPSSINNLTKNNDIDRLVVVPVFIAPGVHTTRDIPTILSLIDGDESEHHHHHHHDGEGHSHSHSHSHSHGHGDEKVEFDGEILYPDPIGSDDILIEILWDKVKEVL; this is encoded by the coding sequence ATGAGTGATGAAAGTAATGTTGCTGTTTTATTAATAAGTCATGGAAGTAGTCTCCCTTATGGGGAAGAAGTTTTTAATGAAATTTGTGAGAAATTCAAATCTCTATCTAAATTAGATGCAGAGGTAGGGTATATGAAGGTTTCACATCCTACATTAAAAGAGGCAGTAAGTAATTTAAAAGAACGTAATCCTGGTCTTAAACGTATAATAGCTATTCCTGTATTTTTAGCTAATGGAATTCATACTAATATTGATATTCCAACAATTTTAGGTTTAAATCCTAAAGAGGTAGATCCTAGACAACCTGATGGTAATTATCCTAAAGGACATTATCTTTATGGACTTGAAGATATTGACTTTGATGGAGATTTAGAATTGCTTGATGCAATTGGACCTAATCCTAAGTTATTGAAGATTATAAACAATCGTATTTCTAGTGGACTTAAAGAGTCAAAGTTAGATGATGATTCAAAAACAGGTGTTTTACTTGTCTCTCATGGTAGTAGATTAAATTATAATTATGAATTTATATCAAATTTATTTAATCAATTTAAAGAACAAACAGAATATCCTTGTGATTTTGGTTTCATGGAGCTTGTAGAACCGAATATTCCTAGTTCCATTAATAATTTAACTAAAAATAATGATATTGACAGGCTTGTAGTTGTTCCGGTTTTTATTGCTCCAGGTGTTCACACAACAAGGGATATTCCTACAATATTGTCCTTAATTGATGGTGACGAATCAGAACATCACCACCATCACCATCATGATGGTGAAGGTCACAGTCATTCACATTCACATTCTCACAGTCATGGTCATGGTGATGAGAAGGTCGAATTTGATGGGGAAATATTATATCCAGACCCAATCGGTTCCGATGATATATTAATTGAAATTTTATGGGATAAAGTTAAAGAAGTCTTGTAA
- a CDS encoding thymidylate synthase, which yields MVYKVDNKEIADCWEDLVNLVYTNGHFVNDERGSKTKELLNVVTRIRNPLGIQSGGFFGLGKEYTSIENIRFPEGYFWAGDRIKTYANQFLSRENPGFVYTYGSRLRNHEEYLSDEKDDEGFTGIDQIQVAIDRLKNCRESRRATSVTWDPHLDTVHDEVPCLILVDFKIRDDKLYTTGVWRSHDIYGAWFANAVGLSYLTQYVADEVGADIGSVTIHSISAHIYETDFDDAERRSNIN from the coding sequence ATGGTTTATAAAGTTGACAATAAAGAGATAGCAGATTGCTGGGAAGATTTAGTTAATCTGGTTTATACTAATGGTCATTTTGTTAATGATGAACGTGGAAGTAAAACCAAAGAATTGTTAAATGTTGTAACACGTATTAGAAATCCTTTAGGTATTCAAAGTGGAGGATTTTTTGGTTTAGGTAAAGAATATACTTCAATTGAAAATATCCGATTTCCTGAAGGTTATTTCTGGGCAGGGGATAGGATTAAAACCTATGCAAATCAATTTTTAAGTCGTGAAAATCCTGGTTTTGTATATACTTATGGTAGTCGTCTTAGAAATCATGAGGAGTATCTATCTGATGAGAAAGATGATGAAGGATTTACAGGTATAGATCAGATTCAGGTTGCTATAGACAGATTAAAAAACTGCAGGGAATCACGTAGAGCTACATCTGTTACTTGGGATCCTCATTTAGATACAGTTCATGATGAGGTGCCATGTTTAATTCTAGTGGATTTTAAAATTAGGGATGATAAGTTATATACTACTGGTGTTTGGAGATCCCATGATATTTATGGTGCATGGTTTGCAAATGCTGTAGGTCTTAGCTATCTTACACAGTATGTTGCAGATGAGGTGGGAGCAGATATCGGTTCTGTTACAATTCACAGTATTAGTGCTCATATCTATGAAACTGATTTCGATGATGCGGAAAGACGTTCCAATATTAACTAA
- a CDS encoding MFS transporter, whose product MSEKNSRVNKNIVLITATFASFLVPFMTSSVNIALPTIAQDLSVDAINLSWITTSFLLTSAMFAVPFAKVADIYGMKKIFKYGMIIFVLSSLAAAFSNSVNLILLFRCIQGFGASMLFVTSLAMIVSAFPKNERGKAIGINVSAVYLGLICGPVIGGFLNHFLGWRSIFIFAVVVGLISLLLVITELKDYEWAETTEDSIDYKGSILYMLMLALILLGFSNISEPIGLILLVLGIILLLVFIYLELRVDNPILEMKLFFNNRRFAFSNLATLISFASMYSVTFLLSLYLQYIKGYTSSNAGLIMCVQTVLMLIISPISGRLSDKYDPGKISSLGMCIISLSTIMLALIDANSSLIYIIITLAILGIGIGIFSAPNTTAIMSSVERKFYSVASASVSTMRLVGQTSGMAICLLAFSLFIGSNQILPDKYPALITSLKFVFAISFILSIFAIFASLARSDVKK is encoded by the coding sequence ATGAGCGAGAAAAATAGTAGGGTTAATAAAAATATTGTACTTATTACAGCTACATTTGCTTCTTTTTTAGTACCTTTTATGACTTCATCTGTAAATATAGCTCTTCCAACTATTGCTCAGGATTTATCAGTCGATGCAATTAATTTAAGTTGGATTACAACTAGTTTTTTATTAACTTCTGCCATGTTTGCAGTTCCATTTGCAAAGGTAGCTGATATTTATGGTATGAAAAAGATTTTTAAATATGGTATGATTATATTTGTTTTATCATCATTGGCAGCTGCATTTTCAAATTCTGTAAATCTGATATTGCTATTTAGATGCATTCAAGGATTTGGGGCTTCTATGTTATTTGTTACTTCTCTTGCTATGATTGTTTCCGCGTTTCCTAAAAATGAAAGGGGTAAAGCAATAGGAATCAATGTTTCTGCAGTTTATCTTGGACTCATATGTGGTCCTGTGATAGGCGGGTTCTTAAATCATTTTCTCGGTTGGAGAAGTATTTTTATATTTGCAGTAGTTGTAGGTTTAATTTCCCTGCTATTAGTTATAACTGAACTTAAGGATTATGAGTGGGCTGAGACAACAGAAGATTCTATTGATTATAAAGGTTCAATTTTATATATGTTAATGCTTGCTTTGATTCTTTTAGGATTTTCAAACATTTCAGAACCAATTGGATTAATACTGTTAGTTTTAGGTATAATTTTACTTTTAGTATTTATTTATCTTGAGTTAAGGGTTGATAATCCTATTCTGGAGATGAAACTATTCTTTAATAACAGGCGTTTTGCATTTTCAAATCTGGCAACACTAATTAGTTTTGCAAGTATGTATTCTGTTACATTTCTATTGAGCCTGTATTTGCAATATATTAAAGGTTATACGTCATCTAATGCAGGTTTAATAATGTGTGTTCAAACGGTTTTAATGTTAATAATATCACCAATATCTGGTAGGCTATCTGATAAATATGATCCCGGTAAAATATCCTCTTTAGGTATGTGTATTATTTCACTTTCAACTATAATGCTTGCTTTAATTGACGCTAATTCAAGTCTTATTTATATCATTATAACCTTGGCTATTCTAGGTATTGGTATAGGTATATTCTCAGCACCAAATACAACAGCTATTATGTCTTCTGTTGAAAGGAAATTCTACAGTGTTGCATCTGCATCAGTTAGTACAATGAGACTTGTTGGTCAAACATCTGGAATGGCAATATGTTTACTTGCCTTTTCATTATTCATAGGTTCTAATCAGATATTGCCTGATAAATATCCTGCATTGATAACGAGTCTTAAATTTGTATTTGCAATATCCTTTATATTAAGCATCTTTGCTATTTTTGCATCACTTGCAAGATCTGATGTTAAAAAATAA
- the cfbA gene encoding sirohydrochlorin nickelochelatase: protein MMSDNKTGILLLSHGSRLDDGERVINNYKDFYLKNNPDANVEVGFMEIRKPSIPEAFENLKAKGDLDKIIVVPVFVANGVHTKRDIPKILGLNDSDEGDEHHHHHHSDEDEHHHHHHHDIEKVDFDGEIVLTDPLGFDERILDIINDRIEDAL, encoded by the coding sequence ATAATGAGTGATAATAAAACTGGAATCTTACTTCTTTCTCATGGAAGTAGATTGGATGATGGGGAAAGAGTTATAAACAACTATAAAGATTTTTATTTAAAAAACAATCCTGATGCTAATGTTGAAGTTGGATTTATGGAGATTAGAAAACCAAGTATTCCTGAGGCATTTGAAAATTTAAAAGCAAAAGGGGATTTGGATAAGATAATTGTTGTTCCTGTTTTTGTTGCAAATGGAGTACATACTAAGAGGGATATTCCAAAAATATTAGGTTTAAATGATTCTGATGAGGGGGATGAACATCACCATCACCATCATTCTGATGAGGATGAGCATCATCACCATCACCACCATGATATAGAAAAGGTAGATTTTGATGGTGAAATTGTTTTAACAGATCCGTTAGGATTTGATGAGAGAATCTTAGATATTATTAATGATAGAATTGAAGATGCTTTATAA
- the cobM gene encoding precorrin-4 C(11)-methyltransferase — MDGKVVFIGAGPGDVELLTLKGYKIIKKADVIIYAGSLVNPKILEYNENNAKIYNSASMDLNETTEAIKNACGEGKLVARVHTGDPSIYGAIAEQIRELKKLDIDYEIIPGVSSVFGSAAALEAELTLPEISQTVIITRPEGRTPKPKGESLASLSKHHATMCIFLGVGMIDKVVEELLVGYEEDTPIAVVKKATWPDQEIIRGTLKDIVSKVKDANITKTAMIIVGDALGDTDFNPSKLYDKNFKHEFRH, encoded by the coding sequence ATGGATGGTAAAGTTGTTTTTATAGGAGCAGGTCCTGGTGATGTAGAACTTTTAACACTTAAGGGATATAAAATTATAAAAAAGGCAGATGTAATCATTTATGCAGGTTCACTTGTTAATCCTAAAATCTTGGAATATAATGAAAACAATGCCAAAATTTATAATAGCGCATCTATGGATTTAAATGAAACTACCGAAGCTATTAAAAATGCATGTGGTGAAGGTAAATTAGTTGCAAGAGTTCACACTGGTGATCCATCAATTTACGGTGCTATTGCAGAACAAATCAGGGAACTCAAAAAATTGGACATTGACTATGAGATTATTCCTGGTGTAAGCTCTGTATTTGGTAGTGCGGCAGCACTTGAGGCAGAGTTAACATTACCTGAAATTTCTCAAACTGTCATTATTACCCGTCCTGAGGGTAGAACACCTAAACCGAAAGGTGAAAGTTTAGCTAGCCTATCAAAACATCATGCTACAATGTGTATCTTTTTAGGAGTGGGAATGATTGATAAAGTGGTTGAGGAATTATTAGTTGGTTATGAGGAGGATACCCCAATTGCAGTTGTTAAAAAGGCAACTTGGCCAGATCAGGAAATTATCAGAGGTACCCTTAAGGATATAGTATCTAAAGTTAAAGATGCAAATATTACGAAAACCGCTATGATAATTGTTGGTGATGCTTTAGGAGATACTGATTTTAATCCTTCTAAATTATATGATAAAAACTTCAAACATGAATTCAGACATTAA
- a CDS encoding heavy metal translocating P-type ATPase has translation MELKELIIDEYKRNGLFIVISILSLILGYFEFNFYFINLSWIAILLCGLPIIKDAILGLIIDHDIKADVLVSMGIISSILIGEVFAAGVISVIMAIGGFLEEYTVNKTEKGIEEIYDLNPLNARIILDYSKTTEREVLTDTEVVKVKDIIKVLPGEQIPVDGRIIEGHSSVDESALTGESIAKDKKVNSPVYSGTINTYGSFYMEATKEGKDSSIQKLINLIEEAKPENAHVVRQADKWATWIVVIAFVLAISTWFITGEVIRAVTILVVFCPCGLVLATPTAIVGASGNLTKFGILVRNGETIEKLSKVKDIAFDKTGTLTYGKPKVVNIIPEDDISQEEFIQLVASVEKNSEHPLAKAIINKFEEDFNKDYLKTKDFKMVLSEGVEARIDKDNEDVEIFVGKKEFISNHVSVSENSQISKFEENGSTIIYASSENRFLGSIVLLDVLREDSKIVISQLNGENINSLMLTGDNEKTANYIASQLDLHDFKANCMPEDKINTITSYQKSNKMIAMVGDGINDGPALKKADVGIAMGGVGSDITIEASDITFVSDDIRYIPHLFDVSKKTMEKINVNIFLSLAINFTAMFLAMFGLIGPVAGALIHNIGSVIVVINSSLLLNYKIADKDFSLINNNGISREFSKSK, from the coding sequence ATGGAACTTAAAGAATTAATAATAGATGAATATAAAAGAAATGGGTTATTCATCGTTATTTCAATTTTATCATTAATATTAGGTTATTTTGAATTTAATTTTTATTTTATAAATCTATCTTGGATTGCAATATTACTGTGCGGATTGCCTATAATAAAAGATGCAATCTTGGGATTAATTATAGATCATGATATTAAGGCAGATGTTCTTGTATCAATGGGTATAATCTCTTCAATACTTATTGGTGAAGTATTTGCTGCAGGGGTAATTTCTGTAATTATGGCTATCGGCGGATTTTTAGAAGAGTATACTGTCAATAAAACAGAAAAGGGAATTGAAGAGATATACGATTTGAATCCCTTGAATGCCAGAATTATATTGGATTATTCTAAAACCACTGAGAGGGAAGTACTTACAGATACTGAAGTGGTTAAAGTCAAAGATATAATTAAGGTGTTACCTGGTGAACAGATACCTGTAGACGGAAGGATCATTGAAGGTCACAGTTCTGTAGATGAATCTGCATTAACTGGTGAAAGTATTGCAAAGGATAAAAAGGTTAATTCTCCGGTTTATAGTGGAACAATAAATACCTATGGTAGTTTTTATATGGAGGCTACCAAGGAAGGAAAGGACAGTTCTATTCAAAAACTTATTAATCTTATTGAAGAGGCTAAACCTGAAAATGCCCATGTTGTAAGACAGGCCGATAAATGGGCTACCTGGATTGTGGTAATTGCATTTGTATTGGCTATTTCCACCTGGTTTATAACAGGTGAGGTTATTCGTGCTGTAACAATACTTGTTGTATTCTGTCCATGTGGTCTGGTTCTTGCAACCCCAACTGCAATTGTAGGTGCAAGCGGAAATCTTACGAAGTTTGGTATTCTTGTAAGAAATGGTGAAACGATTGAAAAATTATCAAAGGTTAAAGATATTGCATTTGATAAAACAGGAACCCTAACCTATGGAAAGCCTAAGGTTGTTAATATTATACCTGAAGATGATATCTCACAGGAGGAATTTATTCAGTTGGTGGCATCTGTTGAGAAAAACTCAGAGCATCCACTTGCAAAAGCAATAATCAATAAATTCGAAGAGGATTTTAACAAAGATTATTTAAAAACTAAAGACTTTAAAATGGTTTTAAGTGAAGGTGTTGAAGCTAGAATTGATAAGGACAATGAGGATGTGGAAATATTTGTTGGTAAAAAAGAATTTATTTCAAATCATGTTTCTGTTTCTGAAAACAGTCAAATAAGTAAGTTTGAGGAAAATGGCTCAACTATCATATATGCATCAAGTGAAAATCGGTTTCTAGGCTCCATTGTTTTATTGGATGTTTTAAGGGAGGATTCCAAGATTGTTATATCCCAGTTAAATGGAGAAAACATTAACTCATTAATGCTTACAGGAGACAATGAAAAAACTGCAAACTATATTGCATCCCAACTTGATCTTCATGACTTTAAGGCAAACTGCATGCCTGAGGATAAGATCAACACAATTACTTCCTATCAAAAGTCTAATAAAATGATTGCAATGGTAGGTGACGGTATTAATGATGGACCTGCACTTAAAAAGGCAGATGTTGGTATTGCAATGGGTGGTGTTGGTAGTGATATAACCATTGAGGCATCTGATATTACTTTTGTAAGTGATGATATCAGATATATTCCACATCTTTTCGATGTTTCTAAAAAAACAATGGAGAAGATCAATGTTAACATCTTTTTATCATTAGCCATTAACTTCACAGCTATGTTTCTAGCAATGTTCGGATTAATAGGTCCTGTTGCAGGTGCTTTAATTCACAATATCGGTTCTGTAATTGTTGTTATTAATTCATCTTTATTATTAAACTATAAAATTGCAGATAAAGATTTCTCATTAATTAATAATAATGGAATATCTAGGGAGTTTAGTAAATCAAAATAG
- a CDS encoding VOC family protein, which produces MKIRYSTIIVDDMDKSVEFYKLLGFNVHQVFNLPNDNKITLMESEGETMIELIDNGDEAGLFSVGMEVGDINKEIEDLKSKGVEFFLGPTKISVGYLAMCKDPNGATIVLIQHTD; this is translated from the coding sequence ATGAAAATTAGATACAGTACTATAATTGTAGATGATATGGATAAATCTGTGGAATTCTATAAACTTCTTGGATTCAATGTTCATCAGGTTTTTAATCTTCCAAATGATAATAAAATCACATTAATGGAATCAGAGGGAGAAACCATGATTGAGCTTATAGATAATGGTGATGAGGCAGGACTGTTTTCTGTAGGTATGGAAGTTGGGGACATTAATAAAGAAATAGAAGATTTAAAATCTAAAGGTGTGGAATTCTTCTTAGGTCCCACTAAAATTAGTGTAGGATATTTGGCTATGTGTAAAGATCCTAATGGTGCTACAATAGTTCTAATCCAACATACAGATTAA